The Desulfovibrio sp. G11 region CGTAAAGGCTGCGCGCGATGCGCGCGGTACCTTTGGCGATCAGGCCGAGCAGCAATTAAGTGAAGCGTTGGGGGTCGTCGCTGCAACGGCTCAAGAACTTGGCGTCCCCATCGGTGCGAAGGCGAGAGCTCTGCTCGACTCACATTCAGTGTCGTTCGGAGGCGGAACCATCTCCCTGCATAACGAAGACGGAATTCCACTGCGCAGTCTTGGCATCGGATCCTCGCGACTGTTGGTCGCAGGTCTGCAGCGCAAGGCGGCTAGCCAAACCTCTGTAGTCCTTTCGGACGAGCTAGAGTACGGTCTTGAGCCGCACCGCATTGGTCGGTTCCTCGGTTCGCTCGGAGCAAAAGAAGATGCCCCACTGCAGGCGTTTCTCACAACGCATTCGCCGACAGCTTTAAGAGAGTTGTCGGGCAGCCAGCTCTTCGTGCTGCGCCGCCAGGGGCACGAGCACACGGTACGCATGGTTGGCACCGATAATGACATCCAAAGCACCATTCGTCTCTACCCTGAGGCCTTTCTGGCTAATTCTGTAATCGTGTGCGAAGGAGCCAGCGAGATCGGACTCCTGCGCGGCCTGGATTTGCACCGGGTTGAACAAGGCATAGTATCCCTGTCAGCACAGGGCATTGCCATAGTCGACGGTGGCGGTGGCGACCCCAACCGTCTCTACTCTCGCGCAGCGGCCTTCCAGTCATTAGGCTACAGGGTGATGGTGGTACGTGATAACGACAAGATACCCACGCCTGCCATCGAAAAAAAATTTCAACTAGCTGGTGGTGTGGTCATTGCCTGCCGTGCAGGTCGCGCATTGGAAGACGAACTATTTGGCAGCCTCACGCCGGGAGCGTGCCAACGCTTGATCAATTATGCATGCGAACTACACGGCAATCTGGTCCACGAACACCTACGAACCGTATCGATGAACACCCTCACTGTTCAGATCATTTATGATGAGATTCAGAATGCCCAAGCGATTTCTGTCAAGAACAGGGATTTACTGGGGCAGGCGGCACGCATTCGCAATGCCGGTTGGTTCAAGTCTATCTCTTGGATGGAGGATGTAGCGAAGACCATAGTGGCACCGGATCTGCCGCTCTGCGATCCAGAGTTTTGCGCTTTGGTGGATCAGATATTTTTATGGGCTGCTCATGGAACCCGCTGAAATCGACCTACTCACGATTGCCCGCGGCATGGTTACGGCACCGGCCGGGTGTGGCAAGACTCAATTGATCGTCCGCGCATTGGCTGCCCATAAAGGAAACAAGCCAATCCTCCTACTCACACATACCAATGCTGGTGTGGCAGCACTTCGTATCCGGTTGGACCGCATCGGTGTGCCACGAAGCGCATATAGGCTGTGCACGATTGATGGCTGGGCTATTCGACTCATTGCGAGCTTCCCGGGGCGCAGCGGGCACGACGCGGATATCCTGCGACTTGCCACGCCAGCAAGCGACTACCAAAAAATCCGCGATTCTGCCAGGAAACTATTGGAGTCCGGCCATGTCAACACAGTATTAAAAGCGTCCTATGCACACCTTATCGTCGATGAGTACCAAGACTGCTCGGTGCCTCAACATCTCATTGTATACTTCCTCTCGCTGATTTTGCCTACCTGCGTGCTTGGCGATCCGATGCAGGCCATCTTTGGCTTCCGGGGCAATGCCCTAGCCGACTGGGGTCAGCAGGTATGCACACATTTTCCAGTAATGGCGGAACTGGACACGCCTTGGCGCTGGCGCAATGCTGGTGCGGAAGCACTAGGACTGTGGCTCCTAGAAGCTCGACGCCTATTGGTGGCTGGTCAACCGGTTGATCTACGCACCGGGCCACCAGAACACGTGACATGGATTCAAACCGTCCCTCCAAATGACTACCCGCAGCGACTGGCCGCAGCGCGTACGCCGCCGCCCACTGCCGACGGGCGAGTGTTGGTCATCGCAGACTGTCGGAACCGTTCGATTCAGCAGAAGTTTGCCAGCTGTACGCCAGGTGCTTCCACTGTTGAGGCAGTCGATTTGCAAGATCTTATCACCTTCGGAAACACTTTCGAGGTGTTGTCTCAAGGGGCCTTAGCACAACTATTAGCGCTAGCACAAAGTGTCATGACAAACGTGAAGGTAACAGAACTGACGCGGCGTTTGGATTCACTGAATCGTGGTACTGCGAAAAATCCGCCGTCGATGTTAGAGCGTTGCGCGTTGATGTTTCAGCGCACCCCGTCCATCGCCACAGCTGCAATATTACTATCGGAATTAAGCGCAATGCCGAACGTACGAGTGCATCGCCCCGCAATTCTTTACGGCGTGCTCAAGGCGTTGCGTGGGGCTTCAACAGGAACCTTATCGCTTGCGGAGTCCTCAGTGCGCGTGAGGGAAGAGAATCGCCTGCTGGGTCGTCGATTACCCAAACGTGCCGTGGGCAGTACGTTGTTGCTCAAGGGATTGGAGGCGGAAGTTGCGGTGGTACTGAATACGGAAGGAATGAGTGCACAGCACCTATATGTTGCCATGACCCGTGGATCGATGAAACTGGTTGTGTGCAGTCCGATCTCCATAGTAGGCTAGGTTAGAGACAGAGCGCGCATGAAAAGAATAATTATCTGGCCTTTGCGTCAGCGGAGAGATGCTCGTTGAAAAAATGGCTCTTCCGGGTTTTCCGTGGGTAGCTGATCTGCTAATGTCCTTCCCGGAGGGCACCAATGAAGGATACGGACCTATATTTTCGGATTCTGGGGCTGACCGAGCCCTGGTTTGTTGAGGCTGTTGAACTGGACACGGCGGAAGGTCGGGTAGACATCCGCGTGGAGCATGGTCCTGGTGTTCGCTGGTTTTGCCCTACTTGTGGTCGAGAGCTGGCTTGCCGCGACCATGTCGAGCCTCGTGTCTGGCGCCATCTGGACACGTGCCAGTTCAAGACGTTCCTGCATGCTCGGATTCCCCGAGTGGACTGCCCCGAGCATGGCGTCCTTCAGGTCAACGTGCCTTGGGCCGAGTCCAAGGCACGTTTCACCATATTGATGGAGCGATTGATCATCGACGTGCTGACCGAGTGCGCCACCGTAACAGGAGCGCGGCGCATCCTGCGCATCACCTGGGACGAAGCATGGGGTGTCATGGAAAGGGCGGTGCGCCGGGGCCGGGAGCGCAAGCAATCGAATCCCTCGCGGTATCTTGGCGTTGACGAGAAGGCATTCCGCAAGGGGCACGACTATGTGACCGTGGTTTGTGATCTGATCGGCAGCACGGTGGAGTATGTGGCCGACGAGCGTAAGGCCGAAAGCCTTGAGGGGTACTACCTTCAGTTCACCAAGGCGCAGTTGGAGCGGATCAAGGCCGTGGCCATGGACATGTGGGAGCCCTATTTTAAAGCTACGCTCAAACATGTGCCGGACGCGGCGGGGAAAATCGTTCACGATCGGTTCCACGTCATGAAACACGTAGGCGAGGCTGTGGACCGGGTACGCAAGCAAGAGCACCGCGAACTCACAAGTCAGGATGACCATCGACTCAAGGGCACGAAATTCCTCTGGCTATACCGGGAGGAGAATCTGCCGGACAAACACCGGCCAGCCCTGGAGGCCTTGAAGACAGCGAACCTCAAGGTGGCCAAGGCCTGGGCCATGAAGGAAAGCCTGAACGACGTCTGGAAGTACCTGAGCACGGGATGGGCCAGACGTTTTGTGAAGCGATGGCTGGTCTGGGTGAACAGGTCAGATCTTGCCCCAATGCGCAAAGTGGGCGGACTGATTCAGAGACATCTTGAGAACATCCTGACCTTCTGCCGCCACAGGATCACCAACGGCGTGGCCGAGGGCCTCAACAGCAAGATCATGGCCATCAAGAGGAAGGCTTGCGGCTATAGGAACCGGGAGCATTTCAAGACAGCCATCTACTTCTTCTGTGGTGGTCTGGACCTCTACCCGGCCAGTTCCTGACAGGGGCTACCCACGGAAAACCCGGAAGAACCGAAAAAATAATCGAGGCGAAGACGATGACCTTTGCACAGCAAATTACCTGAGCATCAGATTCGTTAGGTTCCGCAACCTTTTTCAATCTGACAACACGCGCATTGCCCCCTCCCCCAGCAGATATGCTATAGAAAAGTTAGTGTTCCTAACATAGGAGCACAAGAATAAAGCGTAGCAGATTCACCGAAGAGCAGATTATTGGGATATCGCGGCAAGCTGAGGCTGGAGTTCGCATTGTTGATCTGTGCCGTCAGAATGGCGTCTCGGATGCGACATTTTACCAATGGCGCAGCAAGTTCGATGGGATGAACATCCCTGACGCCAAGCGGTTGCGCCAGTTGGAGAAAAGTGGGTTCGGGAAACTGGACCATGAGCTAAGGCGGACGTAAGAAGCCAAATGAGGCTTTTTATATCCAAATCGAGAAGGAAGTTCACTACCGAGTTCAAGACCCGCGTCTCTCTAGATTGAGGTCGGTTGTCAAATT contains the following coding sequences:
- a CDS encoding ATP-dependent nuclease, whose protein sequence is MARIRKIEISNFRGIQKLEWRPSPGINCLIGAGDSGKSTVLDAIDLCLGARRNIQLSDADFFGLDITNPISITLTLGALDDSMIALESFGAFLRGYHAATGVVEDEPCIGAEVVLCLNLTVTGDLEPSWTLISNRASQQGLVKTLAWKDRLAMAPTRIGAPTDYNLSWQRGSVLNRISEERADASAALVKAARDARGTFGDQAEQQLSEALGVVAATAQELGVPIGAKARALLDSHSVSFGGGTISLHNEDGIPLRSLGIGSSRLLVAGLQRKAASQTSVVLSDELEYGLEPHRIGRFLGSLGAKEDAPLQAFLTTHSPTALRELSGSQLFVLRRQGHEHTVRMVGTDNDIQSTIRLYPEAFLANSVIVCEGASEIGLLRGLDLHRVEQGIVSLSAQGIAIVDGGGGDPNRLYSRAAAFQSLGYRVMVVRDNDKIPTPAIEKKFQLAGGVVIACRAGRALEDELFGSLTPGACQRLINYACELHGNLVHEHLRTVSMNTLTVQIIYDEIQNAQAISVKNRDLLGQAARIRNAGWFKSISWMEDVAKTIVAPDLPLCDPEFCALVDQIFLWAAHGTR
- a CDS encoding ISL3 family transposase, with product MKDTDLYFRILGLTEPWFVEAVELDTAEGRVDIRVEHGPGVRWFCPTCGRELACRDHVEPRVWRHLDTCQFKTFLHARIPRVDCPEHGVLQVNVPWAESKARFTILMERLIIDVLTECATVTGARRILRITWDEAWGVMERAVRRGRERKQSNPSRYLGVDEKAFRKGHDYVTVVCDLIGSTVEYVADERKAESLEGYYLQFTKAQLERIKAVAMDMWEPYFKATLKHVPDAAGKIVHDRFHVMKHVGEAVDRVRKQEHRELTSQDDHRLKGTKFLWLYREENLPDKHRPALEALKTANLKVAKAWAMKESLNDVWKYLSTGWARRFVKRWLVWVNRSDLAPMRKVGGLIQRHLENILTFCRHRITNGVAEGLNSKIMAIKRKACGYRNREHFKTAIYFFCGGLDLYPASS
- a CDS encoding UvrD-helicase domain-containing protein — protein: MEPAEIDLLTIARGMVTAPAGCGKTQLIVRALAAHKGNKPILLLTHTNAGVAALRIRLDRIGVPRSAYRLCTIDGWAIRLIASFPGRSGHDADILRLATPASDYQKIRDSARKLLESGHVNTVLKASYAHLIVDEYQDCSVPQHLIVYFLSLILPTCVLGDPMQAIFGFRGNALADWGQQVCTHFPVMAELDTPWRWRNAGAEALGLWLLEARRLLVAGQPVDLRTGPPEHVTWIQTVPPNDYPQRLAAARTPPPTADGRVLVIADCRNRSIQQKFASCTPGASTVEAVDLQDLITFGNTFEVLSQGALAQLLALAQSVMTNVKVTELTRRLDSLNRGTAKNPPSMLERCALMFQRTPSIATAAILLSELSAMPNVRVHRPAILYGVLKALRGASTGTLSLAESSVRVREENRLLGRRLPKRAVGSTLLLKGLEAEVAVVLNTEGMSAQHLYVAMTRGSMKLVVCSPISIVG